A part of Sulfurifustis variabilis genomic DNA contains:
- the rpsG gene encoding 30S ribosomal protein S7, whose product MPRRREVPKRAITPDPKYLSETVAKFINVVMRHGQKSTAERIVYGALDTMASRGKSDPVEVFNQALDNVRPLVEVKSRRVGGATYQVPVEVRPKRQMALAMRWVVDAARSRSGKSMGGRLADELLDASEKRGNAVKKREDVHRMAEANKAFSHYRW is encoded by the coding sequence ATGCCGAGACGAAGAGAAGTTCCGAAGCGCGCGATCACGCCGGATCCGAAGTACCTGAGCGAGACCGTCGCCAAGTTCATCAACGTGGTGATGCGCCACGGCCAGAAGTCCACGGCCGAGAGAATCGTCTATGGCGCGCTCGACACCATGGCGAGCCGCGGGAAAAGCGACCCGGTGGAAGTGTTCAACCAGGCGCTCGACAACGTGCGGCCGCTGGTGGAGGTCAAGAGCCGGCGCGTCGGTGGCGCCACCTACCAGGTACCCGTCGAGGTGCGTCCGAAGCGGCAGATGGCGCTCGCCATGCGCTGGGTCGTCGATGCGGCCCGCTCGCGCAGCGGCAAGTCCATGGGCGGACGCCTGGCCGACGAGCTCCTCGATGCCTCCGAGAAGCGCGGCAACGCCGTGAAGAAGCGCGAGGACGTGCATCGCATGGCAGAGGCCAACAAGGCCTTCTCGCACTACCGGTGGTAA
- the rpsL gene encoding 30S ribosomal protein S12 — protein MPTVNQLVRKSRTRATSKSKVPALENCPQKRGVCTRVYTTTPKKPNSALRKVAKVRLTNGYEVITYIGGEGHNLQEHSVVLIRGGRVKDLPGVRYHTVRGTLDTAGVADRKQGRSKYGAKRPKS, from the coding sequence ATGCCGACGGTTAATCAGCTGGTTCGCAAGTCCCGCACGCGGGCGACCAGCAAGAGCAAGGTGCCCGCGCTGGAGAACTGCCCGCAGAAACGCGGGGTCTGCACGCGCGTGTACACCACGACGCCCAAGAAGCCCAACTCCGCGCTCCGCAAGGTGGCGAAGGTCCGGTTGACCAACGGCTACGAGGTCATCACGTATATCGGCGGCGAGGGCCACAACCTGCAGGAGCACTCCGTGGTGCTCATCCGCGGCGGGCGCGTGAAGGACCTGCCGGGCGTGCGTTACCACACGGTTCGCGGCACCCTCGATACGGCCGGAGTCGCGGATCGCAAGCAGGGGCGCTCCAAGTACGGGGCCAAGCGGCCCAAGTCCTGA
- the rpoC gene encoding DNA-directed RNA polymerase subunit beta', producing the protein MKDLFNLFKQPGKTEDFDSIRIGLASPEKIRSWSYGEVKKPETINYRTFKPERDGLFCAKIFGPVKDYECLCGKYKRLKHRGVICEKCGVEVTLSKVRRERMGHIELASPVAHIWFLKSLPSRMGLILDMTLRDIERVLYFEAYVVIDPGMTPLEKSQLLSEDAYLNAIEQYGDEFDARMGAEAIRDLMRSINLEEEAKKLRGELAETNSETKIKKLTKRLKVIEAFLYSGNRPEWMVLEILPVLPPELRPLVPLDGGRFATSDLNDLYRRVINRNNRLKRLLDLNAPDIIVRNEKRMLQEAVDALLDNGRRGKAITGANKRQLKSLADMIKGKQGRFRQNLLGKRVDYSGRSVIVVGPTLKLHQCGLPKKMALELFKPFIFHKLEAKGLATTIKAAKKMVEAAGPEVWDILEEVIREHPVLLNRAPTLHRLGIQAFEPQLVEGKAIQLHPLVCAPYNADFDGDQMAVHIPLSVEAQLEARALMMSTNNVLSPANGDPIIVPSQDIVLGLYFMTRSRVNAPGEGKAFADVAEVHRAYESRQVSLHAKIKVRIREVQLGEDGAGTETHKLYDTTVGRALLSEILPEGLPFEMINRELKKKAISELINQAYRRVGLKATVIFADQLMYTGFYYATRAGISIGVDDMLTPAEKAEIIGAAESEVRSIQNQYASGLLTDGERYNKVVDIWTHTSERIAKAMMDQLGVEQVEDAKGQAVKQDSFNSIYMMADSGARGSAAQIRQLAGMRGLMAKPDGSIIETPITANFREGLNVLQYFISTHGARKGLADTALKTANSGYLTRRLVDVCQDLVVTEDDCGTTNGVTKSALVEGGEVVIALKDRILGRVVIGDIRDPADDKQVIIPDGTMIDERLVALLEEKHIDQVLVRSPVTCDTRYGVCRKCYGRDLGRGHLVNLGEAVGVIAAQSIGEPGTQLTMRTFHIGGAASRATAISRIEVKTTGTVRLKNIKLVKHASGNHVAVSRSGELIIQDDQGRNRERYKVPFGAVLSVIDGSRAKAGTVVANWDPHTHPIITEVAGKVAFSDLIEGVTVNKQTDEITGLSTYVVLDAKHRSGAKDIRPVITLLDGKGKPVTIPGTEIPAKYMLPPGAIITVEDGAKVGVGDVLARIPQEVSKTRDITGGLPRVAELFEARKPKDHAILAETSGVVSFGKDTKGKQRLIITDKEGVDHEYLIPKGRHITVFEGETVEQGDVIVEGAPVASDILRLLGAEALTNYIVDEVQDVYRLQGVKINDKHIEVIVRQMLRKVKVLDPGDTRFLPGEQAERARLLEENEEVSLDKKKEATFEPVLLGITKASLSTESFISAASFQETTRVLTEAAINGKHDLLRGLKENVIVGRLIPAGTGLAYHQERRRQRGEAREEARELERSLSGRLRGPRTESGEEAVGA; encoded by the coding sequence TTGAAAGATCTTTTCAACCTCTTCAAGCAGCCGGGCAAGACCGAGGACTTCGATTCCATCCGGATCGGCCTCGCGTCGCCCGAGAAGATCCGCTCGTGGTCCTACGGCGAGGTGAAGAAGCCGGAGACGATCAACTACCGGACCTTCAAGCCGGAGCGCGACGGCCTGTTCTGCGCCAAGATCTTCGGGCCGGTGAAGGACTACGAGTGCCTGTGCGGCAAGTACAAGCGCCTGAAGCACCGCGGCGTGATCTGCGAGAAGTGCGGCGTGGAGGTGACGCTCTCCAAGGTCCGGCGCGAGCGCATGGGCCACATCGAGCTCGCCTCGCCGGTGGCGCACATCTGGTTCCTGAAGTCGCTCCCCTCGCGGATGGGTCTCATCCTCGACATGACCCTTCGCGACATCGAGCGCGTGCTCTATTTCGAGGCCTACGTGGTCATCGATCCGGGCATGACGCCCCTCGAGAAGAGCCAGTTGCTCTCCGAGGACGCGTACCTCAACGCCATCGAGCAGTACGGCGACGAGTTCGACGCGCGCATGGGCGCGGAGGCCATCCGCGACCTCATGCGGTCGATCAACCTCGAGGAAGAGGCGAAGAAGCTTCGTGGCGAGCTGGCCGAGACCAACTCCGAGACCAAGATCAAGAAGCTCACCAAGCGCCTTAAGGTCATCGAGGCGTTCCTGTACTCGGGCAACCGGCCGGAGTGGATGGTGCTCGAGATCCTGCCCGTGCTGCCGCCGGAGCTGCGTCCCCTCGTGCCGCTCGACGGCGGCCGGTTCGCGACGTCCGACCTCAACGATCTCTACCGGCGTGTCATCAACCGCAACAACCGTCTGAAGCGCCTGCTCGACCTGAACGCCCCGGACATCATCGTGCGCAACGAGAAGCGCATGCTGCAGGAGGCGGTGGACGCGCTGCTCGACAACGGCCGCCGCGGCAAGGCGATCACGGGCGCCAACAAGCGCCAGCTCAAGTCGCTGGCCGACATGATCAAGGGCAAGCAGGGCCGGTTCCGCCAGAACCTGCTCGGCAAGCGTGTCGACTACTCCGGCCGCTCGGTCATCGTGGTCGGCCCGACGCTCAAGCTCCACCAGTGCGGCCTGCCGAAGAAGATGGCGCTCGAGCTGTTCAAGCCGTTCATCTTCCACAAGCTCGAGGCCAAGGGCCTCGCCACCACCATCAAGGCCGCCAAGAAGATGGTCGAGGCGGCCGGCCCCGAGGTCTGGGACATCCTCGAAGAGGTGATCCGCGAGCACCCGGTGCTGCTCAACCGCGCCCCGACGCTGCACCGCCTCGGCATCCAGGCGTTCGAGCCGCAGCTCGTGGAGGGCAAGGCGATCCAGCTGCACCCGCTCGTGTGCGCGCCGTACAACGCCGACTTCGACGGCGACCAGATGGCGGTCCACATCCCGCTCTCGGTCGAGGCGCAGCTCGAGGCGCGCGCGCTCATGATGTCGACCAACAACGTGCTCTCGCCCGCCAACGGCGACCCGATCATCGTCCCCTCGCAGGACATCGTCCTCGGGCTGTACTTCATGACGCGCTCGCGCGTGAACGCCCCGGGCGAAGGCAAGGCCTTCGCGGACGTGGCCGAGGTGCACCGCGCCTACGAGTCGCGGCAGGTCTCGCTGCACGCGAAGATCAAGGTGCGCATCCGGGAGGTGCAGTTGGGCGAGGACGGCGCCGGGACCGAGACCCACAAGCTCTACGACACCACGGTCGGCCGCGCCCTCCTGTCGGAAATCCTGCCGGAAGGGCTGCCGTTCGAGATGATCAACCGGGAGCTCAAGAAGAAGGCGATCTCCGAGCTGATCAACCAGGCGTACCGGCGGGTGGGGCTCAAGGCAACCGTCATTTTCGCCGACCAGTTGATGTACACGGGCTTCTACTACGCGACGCGCGCCGGTATTTCGATCGGCGTCGACGACATGCTCACGCCCGCGGAGAAGGCCGAGATCATCGGCGCCGCCGAGAGCGAGGTGCGGAGCATACAGAACCAGTATGCTTCGGGGCTGCTGACCGACGGCGAGCGCTACAACAAGGTCGTCGACATCTGGACCCACACGAGCGAGCGCATCGCGAAGGCGATGATGGACCAGCTCGGCGTGGAACAGGTGGAGGACGCGAAGGGTCAGGCGGTCAAGCAGGACTCGTTCAACTCGATTTACATGATGGCCGACTCGGGCGCGCGCGGCAGCGCCGCCCAGATCCGCCAGCTCGCCGGCATGCGCGGCCTGATGGCCAAGCCCGACGGCTCGATCATCGAGACGCCGATCACGGCGAACTTCCGCGAAGGCCTGAACGTGCTGCAGTACTTCATCTCGACCCACGGCGCGCGCAAGGGCCTGGCCGACACCGCGCTCAAGACCGCGAACTCCGGTTACCTGACCCGGCGCCTGGTCGACGTGTGCCAGGATCTGGTGGTCACCGAGGACGACTGCGGCACCACCAACGGCGTGACCAAGAGCGCGCTCGTGGAAGGCGGCGAGGTCGTGATCGCGCTCAAGGATCGCATCCTCGGGCGCGTCGTGATCGGCGACATCCGCGACCCGGCCGACGACAAGCAGGTCATCATCCCCGACGGGACCATGATCGACGAGCGTCTGGTCGCGCTGCTGGAGGAGAAGCACATCGACCAGGTGCTGGTTCGCTCGCCGGTGACCTGCGACACGCGCTACGGCGTGTGCCGCAAGTGCTACGGGCGCGACCTCGGCCGCGGTCACCTGGTGAACCTCGGCGAGGCGGTGGGTGTCATCGCCGCGCAGTCGATCGGCGAGCCGGGCACGCAGCTCACGATGCGGACGTTCCACATCGGCGGCGCCGCCTCGCGCGCGACCGCGATCTCGCGCATCGAGGTCAAGACCACGGGCACGGTGCGCCTCAAGAACATCAAGCTCGTGAAGCACGCGAGCGGCAACCACGTGGCGGTGTCCCGCTCGGGCGAGCTCATCATCCAGGACGACCAGGGCCGCAACCGGGAGCGCTACAAGGTGCCGTTCGGCGCCGTGCTCTCCGTGATCGACGGCAGCCGCGCCAAGGCCGGGACCGTCGTCGCGAACTGGGATCCGCATACGCACCCGATCATCACGGAGGTGGCGGGCAAAGTGGCCTTCAGCGACCTCATCGAAGGCGTGACCGTCAACAAGCAGACCGACGAGATCACGGGGCTGTCGACCTACGTCGTGCTCGACGCCAAGCACCGTTCGGGCGCGAAAGACATCCGCCCGGTCATCACGCTGCTCGACGGCAAGGGCAAGCCGGTCACGATCCCGGGCACAGAGATCCCGGCGAAGTACATGCTGCCGCCGGGCGCGATCATTACCGTGGAGGACGGCGCCAAGGTGGGCGTGGGCGACGTGCTCGCGCGCATCCCGCAGGAGGTGTCGAAGACCCGCGACATCACCGGCGGCCTGCCGCGGGTGGCCGAGCTCTTCGAGGCGCGCAAGCCCAAGGACCACGCCATCCTCGCTGAGACGAGCGGCGTCGTGTCGTTCGGCAAGGACACCAAGGGCAAGCAGCGGCTCATCATCACCGACAAGGAAGGCGTGGATCACGAGTACCTGATCCCGAAGGGCCGGCACATCACGGTGTTCGAGGGTGAAACCGTGGAGCAGGGCGATGTGATCGTCGAGGGCGCGCCGGTCGCCTCCGATATCCTCCGGCTGCTCGGCGCCGAGGCGCTCACCAACTACATCGTGGACGAGGTCCAGGACGTGTACCGTCTCCAGGGCGTCAAGATCAACGACAAGCACATCGAGGTGATCGTCCGGCAGATGCTGCGCAAGGTGAAGGTGCTCGATCCGGGCGACACCCGGTTCCTGCCGGGCGAGCAGGCGGAGCGGGCGAGGCTCCTCGAGGAGAACGAGGAGGTGTCGCTGGACAAGAAAAAGGAGGCCACCTTCGAGCCCGTACTGCTCGGCATCACCAAGGCCTCGTTGTCGACCGAGTCTTTCATCTCGGCAGCGTCGTTCCAGGAGACGACCCGCGTCCTGACCGAGGCGGCCATCAACGGCAAGCACGACCTGCTCCGGGGGCTCAAGGAAAACGTGATCGTCGGCCGGCTCATCCCGGCCGGGACGGGGCTCGCTTATCACCAGGAGCGGCGGCGCCAGCGCGGCGAGGCCAGGGAAGAGGCGCGGGAGCTCGAGCGGTCGCTGAGCGGCCGTCTGCGCGGCCCCCGGACCGAGTCCGGCGAAGAGGCGGTTGGCGCCTGA